The following coding sequences are from one Salvia hispanica cultivar TCC Black 2014 chromosome 3, UniMelb_Shisp_WGS_1.0, whole genome shotgun sequence window:
- the LOC125210549 gene encoding uncharacterized protein LOC125210549, with product MASLLFHSTSLSVSAASRLKCKKLLISVPRINSFTLPRAVAKPESLVLFPSFLHLGRLKIAATGALSDDFIGKVEKDESLWMSEEKWVKFMFWVVLFASASLGLHALCGDARAAVGAGADSIRGSGFGVKVAKALRASGWPDEAVVFALATLPVIELRGAIPVGYWLQLHPVFLTVLSVLGNMVPVPFIIVYLKKVAAFLTAKNEAASRLLDMLLDKAKHKAAPVKEFQWIGLMLFVAVPFPGTGAWTGAFIASILDMPFWPAVTANLVGVILAALVVNLLVYLGLKYAVVSAIVLLVASTFMWSILRALKKSFG from the exons ATGGCTTCTCTTTTATTCCACTCCACATCCCTTTCAGTTTCAGCAGCATCTCGTTTAAAATGCAAAAAGCTCCTAATATCAGTTCCAAGAATCAACTCCTTTACACTCCCACGTGCCGTCGCAAAACCAGAATCTCTCGTTTTATTTCCGTCTTTCCTCCATCTGGGCCGCCTCAAAATTGCTGCCACTGGAGCTCTATCGGATGATTTTATTGGAAAAGTTGAAAAGGATGAATCTTTGTGGATGTCGGAAGAGAAATGGGTGAAATTCATGTTCTGGGTTGTGTTGTTTGCGTCGGCGTCTCTTGGATTGCATGCATTGTGTGGAGATGCGAGAGCTGCAGTTGGTGCTGGTGCTGACAGCATCAGGGGTTCTGGCTTCGGCGTAAAGGTGGCTAAAGCTTTGCGGGCTTCGGGTTGGCCCGATGAAGCTGTTGTCTTCGCCCTAGCTACGCTGCCAGTGATCGAGCTCCGTGGCGCTATCCCGGTTGGTTATTGGTTGCAACTCCACCCAGTTTTCCTCACAGTCTTGTCTGTTCTTGG GAACATGGTCCCTGTCCCCTTCATCATAGTATACCTGAAGAAAGTTGCAGCTTTTCTCACTGCAAAGAACGAAGCTGCTTCTCGTTTATTGGACATGCTACTCGACAAGGCCAAACACAAGGCAGCTCCAGTGAAAGAATTCCAGTGGATTGGCTTGATGTTATTTGTAGCAGTGCCATTTCCCGGAACTGGAGCTTGGACCGGAGCCTTCATTGCATCCATACTGGACATGCCCTTTTGGCCAGCTGTTACTGCAAATCTCGTTGGCGTCATCCTAGCAGCCCTTGTCGTAAACTTACTTGTTTATCTTGGACTCAAGTATGCTGTTGTCTCTGCTATTGTTCTACTTGTCGCCTCCACCTTCATGTGGAGCATCCTCCGCGCCCTTAAAAAGTCGTTCGGATGA
- the LOC125210620 gene encoding protein PTST homolog 2, chloroplastic-like: MLALTAHAQIPTSNICVACFNSRLSPALIFVSNSNKFLNFSFQLNEERRALKSGINLDRSWCCGSHQGDRDVELEAEIMNFMAKSEKPSMFPTKEELVRAGRFDLVRAINKRGGWYSLGWDDKNVEETTDSDIAEFHRRIESCKQSTSSSFFDDGIVNPSSQLPGSSLLETSQQLAADVDSGIDGILSRLEKQRNSDYPGIKLGKDGYEAQTKSEDEGNDRHSDNPLGFSGTDHEENIRPRPAYHSKGTAPASASSADNISHYTEPETWRSWLNRRAGFPLTEFEAAEISFEKNPVDTNKESYHDGITVTTKEYAEDMDEHKEINYNDIQTRLRDLESELTTALRSIRSGREDSISKEVTGGSTDLQSLSDAVEFQENEVMSAKQQLRSLRAKLAVVEGKMTLARIEAQKIIEVKKRRIGDARRSLQLLRTTSIVWPNSASEVSLVGSFDGWTTQRRMRRSKSGIFSITLKLYPGRYEIKFIVDGKWKLDPLRPIVNNNGHENNLFIVT; the protein is encoded by the exons ATGCTAGCTCTCACAGCTCACGCCCAAATCCCAACCTCAAACATCTGCGTCGCTTGCTTCAACTCTCGTCTCTCCCCCGCCCTCATTTTCGTGTCCAACTCCAACAAATTCCTGAACTTCAGTTTCCAGTTGAACGAAGAGAGGCGGGCGCTCAAATCAGGGATTAATCTCGACAGGTCTTGGTGCTGCGGGTCCCACCAGGGTGACAGGGACGTGGAATTGGAGGCGGAGATAATGAATTTCATGGCGAAGTCCGAGAAACCTTCTATGTTCCCGACGAAGGAGGAGTTGGTGAGAGCTGGGAGATTCGATTTGGTGAGAGCTATAAACAAGAGAGGCGGGTGGTATTCTCTTGGTTGGGACGACAAAAATGTGGAGGAAACAACCGATTCTGATATTGCGGAGTTCCACAGGAGAATTGAGAGTTGTAAACAGAGTACTTCCTCGAGTTTCTTTGATGATGGTATCGTAAACCCTAGTTCGCAGCTCCCTGGTTCATCCTTATTGGAAACATCACA GCAGCTTGCTGCTGATGTAGACTCTGGGATTGATGGAATATTGAGTAGATTGGAGAAGCAGAGGAACAGTGATTACCCGGGTATCAAGTTAGGGAAAGATGGGTATGAAGCTCAAACCAAAAGTGAAGATGAGGGAAATGACAGGCATTCTGATAACCCCTTAGGTTTCA GTGGGACCGATCATGAAGAAAACATCAGACCAAGGCCTGCTTACCATTCCAAGGGCACGGCTCCGGCTTCGGCTTCATCTGCTGACAACATTAGTCATTATACTGAACCAGAAACTTGGAGAAGTTGGCTGAATAGACGAGCAGGGTTCCCACTTACTGAGTTTGAAG CTGCAGAGatttcatttgaaaaaaatcctGTTGATACTAATAAAGAGAGCTATCATGATGGAATAACTGTAACCACTAAGGAATATGCTGAAGACATGGATGAACACAAAGAGATCAATTATAATGACATACAAACTCGTCTTCGGGATCTAGAATCTGAGCTCACAACAGCTCTTCGCTCCATTAGATCTGGACGGGAAGATAGTATTTCGAAAGAG GTAACTGGAGGTTCTACCGATTTGCAGTCTCTTTCTGATGCTGTGGAGTTCCAAGAGAATGAAGTCATGAGTGCGAAACAGCAACTAAGGTCACTAAGAGCAAAGCTGGCTGTAGTAGAGGGGAAAATGACATTAGCGAGAAT TGAAGCACAAAAGATAATAGAAGTGAAGAAGAGACGGATAGGTGATGCTCGTAGGTCTTTGCAACTTCTTCGAACAACCTCCATAGTATGGCCTAATTCAGCCTCTGAGGTATCCTTAGTAGGCTCTTTTGATGGCTGGACAACTCAG AGAAGAATGCGGAGATCAAAGTCAGGCATATTCTCGATAACCCTGAAGCTGTATCCGGGCAGATACGAG ATCAAATTCATAGTTGATGGAAAATGGAAACTCGATCCTCTGCGCCCTATCGTTAACAACAATGGACATGAGAATAACCTTTTCATTGTTACATGA